One segment of Octopus sinensis linkage group LG27, ASM634580v1, whole genome shotgun sequence DNA contains the following:
- the LOC115225460 gene encoding zinc finger protein 665-like — translation YQCDICGKSFSKNSHLTSHKRIHTGEKPYQCDICGKSFSENSTLTCHKRTHTGEKPYHCDICGKSFSQKIYLTKHKRTHTGEKPYHCDICGQSFSESCNLKTHKRVHTGEKPYHCDICGKSFSVRCSLTTHKHTHSEEKPYHCDICGKSFVKNSNLSTHRFSHTGLKPYHCDICGKSFSVRFSLTIHKYTHTGERPYHCDICGNSFSERHSLTKHRRTHTGEKPYQCDICSKSFSVKFHLTRHKHTHTGDKPYLCDICGKSFSQNGSLTTHKFIHTGQKPYPCDICGKSFTERSSLTKHGRTHTGEKPYQCDICGKRFSYTGHMKTHKRIHTGEKPYHCDTCGKSFSERPSLTKHSRTHTGEKPYQCDICGKQLCDASYLKRHKRIHTGEKPYQCDICGKSFSQNSIINKHRRTHTGEKPYQCDICGKSFSCNSHLTNHKRVHTGERPYHCDTCGKSFPQTSALTRHKRTHTREKPHHCDTCGESFLHMSALARHKQVHIEEKP, via the exons AAACTCCCATTTgactagtcacaaacgtattcatacaggggaaaaaccatatcagtgtgatatctgtggcaaatcattttctgaaaatagcacCTTAACTTGTCACAAACGTAcgcatacaggagaaaagccatatcattgtgatatctgtg gtaaatcattctctcaaaagatttacttgactaaacacaagcgtacacatacaggtgagaagccctatcattgtgatatctgtggtcaatCATTTTCCGAATCTTGTAACTTGAAAACACACAAGCGtgtccatacaggtgagaagccatatcactgtgatatttgtggtaaatctttctctgtcaGGTGTAGCTTAactacacacaagcatacacattcaGAGGAGAAGCcgtaccattgtgatatctgtggtaaatcattcgttaaaaatagtaatttgagTACTCACAGATTCAGTCATACAGGGCtaaaaccataccactgtgatatctgtggtaaatcattctctgtcagGTTTAGCTTAacgatacacaaatatacacatacaggagagaggccataccattgtgatatctgtggtaactcCTTCTCTGAAAGACATTCCTTAACTAAGCACaggcgtacacatacaggagaaaagccatatcaatgtgatatctgtagtaaatccttCTCTGTTAAATTtcacttaactagacacaaacatacacatacaggagacaAGCCATACCTttgcgatatctgtggcaaatcattttctcaaaatggtAGTTTGACGACTCACAAGTTCATTCATACAGGGCAGAAACCATAtccatgtgatatctgtggtaaatcattcactgaaaGATCTTCCTTGACTAAACATggacgtacacatacaggagagaaaccatatcagtgtgatatctgcggtaaaagATTTTCCTACACTGGTCATATGAAAacgcataaacgtattcatacaggtgagaagccatatcattgtgatacctgtggtaaatcattctcagaaAGACCTTCCTTAACTAAACACAGCCGTacacatacgggagagaagccatatcagtgtgatatctgtggtaaacaaTTATGTGATGCTAGTTATTTGAAaaggcacaaacgtattcatacaggtgagaagccgtatcagtgtgatatctgtggtaaatcattttctcaaaatagtatcataaataaacacagacgtactcatacaggagagaagccatatcagtgtgatatctgtggtaaatcattctcctgtAATAGTCACTTGACTAACCACAAGCGTGTCCATACAGGAGAgcggccatatcactgtgacacctgtggtaagtCATTTCCTCAAACCAGTGCCTTGACTAGACACAAACGGACACATACAAGAGAgaagccacatcactgtgatacctgtggtgaATCGTTTCTGCATATGAGTGCCTTGGCTAGACACAAACAGGTACATATAGAAGAGAAGCCATAA